One stretch of Schlesneria sp. DSM 10557 DNA includes these proteins:
- a CDS encoding GYF domain-containing protein has product MDGWYYKSFGEEFGPVAFDELVELAKNRVLGSDDEVRFGANGNWRRAGSMGQLMAHMPAGSHIPKGSGKSSVEIDVVEGDSWHYKLFGDEFGPVSVETLIELAANQTLSPDDEVRAGGRGSWRRADSITQLAGHFSSVATLPAAPVATRGRATESSDSQGWYYKLFGNEFGPVSFDELIELAKNQTLSVNDDVRFGEGGVWRRAGSIGKLMAHLPFQDPKKSFSVTLDQRPAASRKARASVPEVPQVAEDETEVFDTAPEETETVVETKPVVEDKWWCTIRGKEYGPVPLAKLMEWVANGRLVREDFVRQGFNAYVVAGELPGLFPELPKAVVETKSDFRTTTPIRPIPAAAPSEPVRPVTPPAEVSSPPPSMPASNPWQAGGGGAAARPMVPVRRPPAKSGGMDKLLKPILGVVGVVVLGGLIYLILPFLGESADVKRFKILKTAYAEMQNARAADTPPSQDELKKITAKMAKVAKPIETELKGKTGAATAKLRSLAKKMQDVGKEDLSKPTDAEKLMNKTVTDLARILKVK; this is encoded by the coding sequence ATGGACGGATGGTACTACAAGTCATTCGGTGAAGAATTCGGGCCAGTAGCCTTCGATGAACTGGTCGAATTGGCCAAAAATCGCGTACTGGGGAGCGATGACGAAGTCCGGTTTGGCGCCAACGGGAATTGGAGGCGAGCTGGCTCAATGGGCCAGTTGATGGCCCACATGCCTGCCGGGTCGCATATTCCAAAGGGATCCGGAAAGAGCTCCGTCGAAATCGACGTCGTCGAGGGGGACAGTTGGCACTACAAGCTGTTTGGCGACGAATTTGGGCCCGTTTCCGTCGAAACCCTGATTGAGCTTGCCGCAAATCAAACCCTCTCGCCTGATGACGAGGTCCGCGCCGGGGGCCGTGGTTCCTGGAGGCGTGCCGACTCCATTACGCAGCTTGCAGGTCACTTTTCCTCTGTCGCGACTCTTCCAGCAGCCCCGGTTGCCACGCGTGGACGAGCCACCGAATCGTCCGACTCGCAAGGTTGGTACTATAAGCTCTTCGGCAACGAATTTGGCCCGGTTTCCTTTGATGAGCTGATTGAACTTGCCAAGAATCAAACTCTTTCCGTCAACGATGATGTTCGATTCGGGGAAGGCGGGGTCTGGCGCCGAGCCGGTTCGATCGGCAAGCTGATGGCCCACCTTCCGTTCCAGGACCCCAAAAAATCCTTCTCTGTTACCTTGGACCAGCGACCGGCAGCAAGTCGCAAAGCTCGAGCGAGCGTTCCTGAAGTCCCCCAAGTGGCAGAGGACGAAACTGAAGTCTTCGATACCGCTCCTGAAGAGACAGAAACCGTCGTTGAAACGAAACCTGTCGTCGAAGACAAATGGTGGTGCACCATCCGCGGGAAGGAATATGGTCCTGTCCCGCTGGCGAAACTGATGGAATGGGTCGCTAACGGTCGGCTTGTTCGGGAAGACTTCGTCCGCCAGGGCTTCAACGCTTATGTTGTCGCTGGTGAATTGCCCGGACTCTTTCCTGAACTCCCCAAAGCCGTCGTCGAAACCAAGTCCGACTTCAGGACCACCACCCCGATCCGGCCGATACCTGCCGCCGCCCCCTCTGAGCCTGTGCGGCCTGTAACTCCGCCAGCCGAAGTCTCATCTCCGCCCCCCAGCATGCCCGCCTCAAACCCGTGGCAAGCAGGTGGAGGAGGTGCTGCTGCTCGACCAATGGTCCCGGTTCGTCGGCCACCCGCCAAGAGCGGCGGGATGGACAAACTCCTGAAACCGATTCTGGGGGTCGTCGGCGTTGTTGTGCTGGGTGGACTGATCTATCTGATCCTCCCTTTTCTCGGCGAATCTGCTGACGTCAAACGCTTTAAGATTCTGAAAACCGCGTATGCCGAAATGCAGAATGCACGAGCAGCCGATACGCCACCCAGTCAAGATGAACTCAAAAAGATCACGGCAAAAATGGCCAAAGTTGCCAAGCCGATCGAAACTGAGCTGAAAGGCAAGACCGGCGCGGCAACCGCAAAGCTCCGAAGCCTGGCCAAGAAGATGCAGGATGTTGGCAAGGAAGACCTTTCCAAGCCAACAGACGCAGAGAAGTTGATGAACAAGACGGTGACCGACCTCGCGAGAATTCTGAAGGTCAAATAG
- a CDS encoding bi-domain-containing oxidoreductase: protein MRQILQSLASGQTELVDVPCPAVGRGQILVQTRVSLVSAGTERMLVEFGKASLLEKARQQPDRVWQVLDKVKTDGLVPTLTAVKSKLDQPISLGYCNVGEVLEVGPGVDAFKPGDRVASNGPHAEVVCVPTNLCAKIPDSVSDEAAAFTVLGSIGLQGIRLAQPTLGEAFVVSGLGLIGLATVQLLKAQGCRVLGLDFSKARVELARQMGAEVFDLSSGDPVAAAMQFSRGRGVDGVLITAATDSDEPVHQAAKMCRRRGRIVLVGVVGLKLSRADFYEKELSFQVSCSYGPGRYDATYEQLGQDYPVGFVRWTEQRNFEAMLDMIADRRIDPTQLISHRFAFDDAVDAYDLISGKEPSLGVLLNYPEPAESERQTLRIRTLPIAQRATDSSKSRRRPTPASGAANGASIAIIGAGNYATQMLIPAFRKNNAQVKCIASRNGLTAALAARKFGVLTATSDIDSLMADEEISTVVVATRHDSHAKLTCTALEAGKNVFVEKPLALNAQELHQIISTYEEVTANGQGRGPVLAVGFNRRFAPQIQQMKSLLAEVHEPKSFIMTVNAGQIPADHWVHDPVAGGGRVIGEGCHFIDLLRYLCGTRIVSVQATMFGRDSAAEIRDDKMSITLSFADGSFGTVHYLANGHRSISKERLEVFCAGRVIQLDNFRRMQAVGWKKFRRMNLWQQDKGHVAEVEAFLNAVSSQGPAPIALEEMIEVTEASFAAMRSAETQEVIHCAPRQPSALTLHHDDAIRRAA, encoded by the coding sequence ATGCGACAGATCTTACAATCACTGGCCTCTGGCCAGACAGAACTGGTCGACGTCCCTTGTCCTGCGGTAGGACGAGGGCAAATCCTTGTCCAGACTCGTGTGAGCCTCGTTTCAGCTGGCACCGAACGGATGCTGGTTGAGTTTGGCAAGGCGAGCCTGCTGGAAAAGGCACGCCAACAGCCCGATCGTGTCTGGCAGGTGCTGGACAAAGTGAAGACGGATGGGCTGGTGCCAACGTTAACAGCAGTAAAAAGCAAGCTGGACCAACCGATTTCGCTCGGCTACTGCAACGTGGGCGAGGTCCTCGAAGTCGGACCGGGCGTTGACGCATTCAAACCGGGCGACCGGGTGGCGAGCAATGGACCGCATGCCGAAGTCGTTTGCGTTCCCACCAATCTCTGCGCAAAGATTCCTGACTCGGTCAGTGACGAAGCTGCGGCATTCACGGTCCTCGGATCAATTGGACTGCAGGGAATCCGCCTCGCACAACCCACTCTGGGAGAGGCATTCGTCGTTTCCGGACTAGGACTGATCGGTCTCGCCACCGTTCAACTGCTGAAAGCGCAGGGGTGCCGTGTTCTGGGGCTTGATTTTTCGAAAGCTCGGGTGGAGCTTGCCCGGCAAATGGGCGCAGAAGTTTTCGACCTGAGCAGCGGAGACCCCGTCGCCGCGGCAATGCAGTTCTCGCGCGGTCGCGGCGTGGATGGTGTCCTGATCACCGCAGCGACCGACAGTGACGAACCGGTCCATCAGGCTGCAAAGATGTGCCGCCGACGCGGCCGAATTGTGCTTGTCGGAGTCGTGGGACTGAAACTGTCACGAGCCGACTTCTACGAAAAGGAACTCTCTTTTCAGGTATCCTGCTCGTACGGCCCGGGCCGCTACGATGCCACATACGAACAGCTTGGCCAGGATTATCCCGTCGGTTTCGTCCGCTGGACCGAGCAACGCAACTTTGAAGCGATGCTCGACATGATCGCGGATCGACGAATCGATCCTACCCAACTGATCTCACACCGCTTCGCGTTCGATGACGCCGTGGACGCATACGACCTGATTTCCGGTAAAGAACCATCGCTCGGTGTTCTGCTCAATTACCCTGAACCAGCTGAGTCAGAGCGGCAGACGCTTCGGATTCGGACGCTACCGATCGCTCAACGTGCCACGGATTCGTCCAAGTCTCGGCGACGCCCTACACCTGCATCCGGAGCAGCCAACGGAGCCAGCATTGCGATCATCGGAGCGGGGAACTACGCAACACAGATGCTGATTCCTGCGTTCCGGAAGAACAACGCTCAGGTCAAATGTATTGCTTCGCGTAACGGTCTGACGGCCGCACTCGCCGCTCGTAAGTTTGGAGTGCTGACGGCAACGTCCGACATCGACTCCCTGATGGCCGACGAAGAGATTTCTACCGTGGTCGTCGCGACGCGGCATGATAGCCACGCAAAACTGACATGTACGGCTCTCGAAGCCGGGAAGAATGTCTTCGTCGAGAAGCCACTGGCGCTGAATGCCCAGGAATTGCATCAGATTATCTCAACCTATGAAGAAGTCACAGCAAATGGGCAGGGCAGGGGACCGGTCCTGGCAGTCGGCTTTAATCGACGGTTCGCGCCGCAGATTCAACAGATGAAGTCGTTGCTGGCGGAAGTGCATGAACCCAAGTCCTTCATCATGACCGTGAATGCGGGCCAGATCCCGGCTGATCACTGGGTCCACGATCCCGTCGCGGGGGGTGGTCGTGTGATCGGTGAGGGGTGCCATTTCATCGATCTGCTCCGGTACCTGTGTGGCACCCGGATCGTCTCGGTACAGGCCACGATGTTTGGTCGTGACTCTGCAGCCGAAATTCGCGACGACAAAATGTCCATCACGCTATCGTTCGCCGACGGAAGCTTTGGCACGGTCCATTACCTCGCCAACGGGCATCGATCAATCTCGAAAGAGCGGCTCGAAGTTTTCTGCGCCGGTCGTGTGATCCAACTCGATAATTTCCGGCGGATGCAGGCCGTTGGCTGGAAGAAGTTCCGGCGGATGAACCTGTGGCAGCAGGACAAGGGACACGTCGCGGAAGTAGAGGCCTTTCTGAACGCCGTGTCGTCCCAGGGGCCTGCTCCGATCGCTTTGGAAGAAATGATCGAGGTGACGGAAGCCAGTTTCGCCGCGATGCGATCCGCGGAGACGCAGGAAGTCATTCACTGTGCACCCCGTCAGCCCTCCGCACTGACACTCCATCACGATGACGCAATTCGACGTGCCGCCTGA
- a CDS encoding SDR family NAD(P)-dependent oxidoreductase — protein sequence MEFASLANRTAVVTGAASGIGRAIALTLAQAGADVVIHFARSRDASESLAAEIRSLGRKASLAQADFSDSSVLEAFVSQIWEEQQGFDIWVNNAGADILTGDAANWGYEQKLQSLLDVDVRAGMILAGCAGRRMYDRGTGAIITIGWDQADRGMEGNSGELFAATKNAVMGFSRSLALSLAPRVRVNCIAPGWIKTAWGETASDPWQQRVLRETPLQRWGLPEDIANAARFLCSDEASFITGQVINVNGGAVR from the coding sequence GTGGAGTTTGCCAGTCTCGCGAATCGCACTGCCGTCGTCACAGGGGCTGCAAGCGGAATTGGTCGCGCAATCGCCTTAACCCTCGCGCAAGCGGGCGCCGATGTCGTCATCCACTTCGCCCGGTCGCGTGACGCCTCCGAGTCTCTCGCCGCAGAAATCCGGTCACTTGGTCGGAAAGCCAGTCTCGCACAAGCTGATTTTTCTGATTCCAGCGTCCTCGAAGCGTTCGTTTCGCAAATCTGGGAAGAACAGCAAGGTTTCGACATCTGGGTGAACAATGCGGGGGCTGATATTCTGACCGGCGACGCTGCCAACTGGGGGTATGAGCAAAAACTACAATCTCTGCTCGACGTCGACGTTCGAGCCGGGATGATCCTGGCAGGTTGCGCTGGACGACGGATGTACGATCGGGGGACGGGAGCCATCATCACCATCGGTTGGGACCAGGCAGATCGGGGAATGGAAGGAAACAGTGGGGAACTTTTCGCCGCAACCAAAAATGCCGTGATGGGTTTCAGCCGCTCGCTGGCATTGAGTCTGGCGCCGCGTGTCAGGGTCAACTGCATCGCACCCGGATGGATCAAAACGGCGTGGGGTGAGACCGCCAGCGACCCTTGGCAGCAACGGGTCCTGCGTGAGACGCCGCTGCAGCGTTGGGGGCTTCCCGAAGACATTGCCAATGCCGCTCGTTTTCTTTGCAGCGACGAAGCTTCGTTTATTACCGGACAAGTCATCAACGTGAATGGCGGCGCAGTCCGATGA
- a CDS encoding ArsR/SmtB family transcription factor produces MIATIDSLGPTRTGVSFPELSEQLERDLVQVFKLLADETRLKILMYLLREQELHVSALCERLNQSQPAVSHHLALLRVAGLIEPRRDGKHNFYSVREKHFHKLIGELFKTMSDPQSDELRFQNFVLTQEP; encoded by the coding sequence ATGATTGCGACAATTGATTCGTTGGGCCCGACTCGAACCGGAGTTTCGTTTCCAGAGCTATCGGAGCAGCTCGAACGAGACCTCGTTCAAGTTTTCAAACTGCTGGCCGACGAAACCCGCCTGAAGATTTTGATGTATCTTCTGCGGGAGCAAGAACTTCACGTTTCAGCCCTGTGCGAGCGACTCAACCAGAGCCAGCCAGCGGTCAGCCATCACCTGGCCTTACTCCGGGTTGCAGGCCTGATTGAACCGCGACGAGACGGGAAGCACAATTTTTACTCAGTAAGAGAAAAACATTTTCATAAGTTGATCGGTGAACTCTTCAAAACGATGAGTGATCCCCAGAGCGACGAACTTCGCTTCCAGAATTTCGTCCTGACCCAAGAACCCTGA
- a CDS encoding N-acetylglucosamine-6-phosphate deacetylase produces the protein MLSLFARHYANGEPIRIDLQDDRILRVSPAWPNGSIHDWPYVSPAFLDLQINGFGGTWFSDDELSAERVLKILQPHYQFGVTRICPTLITNSYEGLANGFAAIREACEQAAWANRMVCGCHLEGPYISSEDGPRGAHPRQHVRAADWNEFQRLQEISGQRIKLVTLAPEVDNAIDFIKKCVASGVVIAIGHSAATPEQVRAAVDAGARLSTHLGNGAHAMMHRHKNVIYEQLADPRLFASLIVDGHHLPPNLVRIFLRVKTPQRTILTCDAAGWAGCPPGVYESKLGRSEILPSGKLVVAGQHEMLAGSAQELDTCVANAVDFAQVTLKEAVDMASMNPARLLDQEVVRLRRGSRADLILFHLSPQDPKLKVEATIADGELKYGELLSR, from the coding sequence ATGCTCTCTCTCTTCGCCCGCCACTATGCGAACGGTGAACCGATTCGCATTGATCTTCAGGACGATCGAATTCTTCGCGTTTCTCCGGCGTGGCCGAACGGATCGATCCACGACTGGCCGTACGTCTCACCCGCGTTCCTCGACTTGCAGATCAACGGCTTCGGTGGAACCTGGTTCAGTGATGATGAACTGTCTGCCGAACGCGTGCTCAAGATTCTTCAACCTCATTATCAGTTCGGGGTGACCCGGATTTGTCCGACCCTAATCACAAACTCGTACGAAGGGCTGGCCAACGGTTTCGCCGCCATTCGAGAGGCGTGCGAACAGGCCGCCTGGGCGAATCGGATGGTCTGCGGGTGCCACCTCGAAGGGCCCTACATTTCTTCCGAAGATGGTCCCCGCGGAGCCCATCCTCGACAGCATGTCCGAGCGGCCGACTGGAATGAATTCCAGCGTCTGCAGGAAATTTCGGGACAGCGAATCAAACTGGTGACCCTGGCCCCCGAAGTCGACAACGCCATCGACTTCATCAAAAAGTGTGTCGCCAGCGGGGTCGTCATCGCGATTGGCCACAGTGCGGCGACACCGGAACAGGTCCGCGCCGCCGTCGATGCCGGTGCCCGGTTGAGTACTCATCTGGGGAATGGTGCACACGCGATGATGCACCGCCATAAAAACGTGATTTATGAACAGCTTGCCGATCCCCGCCTGTTCGCCAGCTTGATCGTGGATGGACATCATCTTCCCCCCAATCTGGTCCGAATCTTCCTGCGGGTGAAAACGCCACAGCGGACGATCCTGACCTGTGACGCTGCCGGCTGGGCGGGGTGCCCCCCTGGAGTCTACGAAAGCAAATTGGGACGCAGCGAAATTCTTCCCAGCGGCAAACTGGTCGTCGCCGGACAGCACGAAATGCTGGCGGGTTCGGCGCAGGAACTGGATACCTGTGTGGCAAACGCTGTCGACTTTGCCCAGGTGACGCTGAAGGAAGCCGTCGACATGGCCAGCATGAACCCGGCTCGGCTACTCGATCAGGAAGTGGTTCGCCTGCGCCGCGGCTCCCGCGCGGATCTGATCCTGTTCCACCTTTCTCCGCAGGATCCGAAGCTGAAGGTCGAAGCAACGATTGCGGATGGCGAGTTGAAATATGGGGAACTCCTTTCCCGTTAA
- a CDS encoding LL-diaminopimelate aminotransferase yields the protein MALVNENYLKLKAGYLFPEIGRRVSKFAADNPSAKIIRLGIGDVTEPLPPAIIEAMHRATDEMAKRETFRGYGPEQGYDFLRNAIAQNDFVSRGANVAADEIFVSDGSKCDTGNILDIFGAGNVIAVTDPVYPVYVDTNVMAGRTGAADESGRYEGLVYLPVTAENNFTPALPDRKVDLIYLCYPNNPTGTVATRETLKKFVDYAKANGSIIFFDAAYEAYITDPAIPHSIYEIEGARDVAIEFRSFSKTAGFTGTRCAYTVVPKGLQAKTPTGESVDLHALWNRRHTTKFNGVSYIIQRGAEAVYSEQGKVQVRALIDFYLENAAILCRGLKEAGLTVYGGTNAPYVWLKTPGGMTSWQFFDHLLSKAHLVGTPGSGFGAAGEGYFRLSAFNSRTNIDEAVSRIQQILK from the coding sequence ATGGCTCTCGTCAACGAAAATTACCTCAAACTCAAGGCTGGTTATCTGTTTCCCGAAATCGGCCGACGAGTCTCCAAATTCGCCGCCGATAACCCCTCGGCGAAGATTATCCGTCTGGGAATTGGGGACGTCACGGAGCCGCTCCCCCCCGCCATCATCGAAGCCATGCACCGTGCCACGGACGAGATGGCGAAACGAGAAACATTTCGGGGTTACGGACCCGAACAGGGCTATGACTTTCTCAGAAATGCCATCGCCCAGAATGATTTTGTTAGCCGCGGAGCCAACGTCGCTGCGGACGAAATCTTCGTCTCCGACGGTTCCAAGTGCGACACGGGGAATATCCTCGACATTTTCGGCGCTGGAAACGTCATCGCTGTGACGGACCCCGTCTATCCCGTCTATGTCGATACGAACGTGATGGCAGGGCGTACCGGGGCGGCCGACGAATCCGGGCGGTATGAGGGCCTCGTCTATCTGCCTGTGACTGCTGAGAACAATTTCACCCCTGCCCTGCCCGATCGCAAAGTCGATCTGATCTATCTGTGCTACCCGAATAATCCGACCGGGACGGTCGCCACCAGGGAAACGCTGAAAAAATTCGTCGACTACGCGAAAGCCAATGGCAGCATCATCTTCTTCGATGCGGCGTATGAAGCGTACATCACGGATCCCGCGATTCCGCATTCGATTTACGAGATCGAAGGTGCCCGCGATGTCGCAATCGAGTTCCGCAGTTTCAGCAAGACCGCCGGTTTCACGGGGACCCGGTGTGCCTACACTGTCGTGCCGAAAGGCCTTCAGGCGAAGACCCCGACCGGAGAATCCGTCGATTTGCATGCCCTTTGGAATCGCCGCCACACGACCAAGTTTAACGGTGTGAGCTACATCATTCAGCGTGGTGCGGAAGCCGTCTACAGCGAACAGGGTAAGGTTCAGGTCCGTGCGCTGATCGACTTCTACCTGGAAAATGCCGCGATCCTCTGCCGCGGTTTGAAGGAAGCGGGCCTGACGGTCTATGGCGGCACGAATGCTCCTTATGTCTGGTTGAAGACGCCCGGTGGAATGACCAGTTGGCAGTTCTTTGATCATCTTCTCTCTAAGGCACATCTTGTCGGAACTCCTGGGAGCGGCTTCGGTGCTGCTGGGGAAGGTTATTTCCGTCTGAGTGCCTTCAACAGCCGGACCAACATCGATGAAGCGGTCAGCCGGATTCAGCAGATTCTCAAGTAA
- a CDS encoding tRNA dihydrouridine synthase — MTNETSLTERMPPPVRTYTGSPLHTFPLKPLSIGNVSIGFPVVQAALSGYSDGPMRIVARRLGASYTLAEVMIDRFVLDLKQRQKTRRYLRITDEEHPVGGQLMGSDPTEFGPAAQKLVAAGFDIIDINFGCPVKSAVGGCRGGYHLSQPETALEIVSRTRDAVPPSIPVTLKMRRGLDDSAESRDRFFRIMDGAFERGVAAITVHGRTVEQKYVGPSNWDFLREVKQHAGSRLILGSGDLFTAQSCVEMFAATGVDGVSVARGAIGNPWIFSQVHALERGEPLPEPDLPEQKRVMEMHCELSLEVCSPEQVLSTMRMFSIKFAKQHPRYSDVRNAFAATRTLDEWHAVLREWYSL, encoded by the coding sequence TCCCGTCCGAACTTACACCGGTTCGCCGCTGCACACATTCCCGCTCAAGCCCCTGTCCATCGGGAATGTGTCGATCGGATTTCCTGTCGTGCAGGCGGCACTCAGCGGCTATAGCGACGGCCCCATGCGGATTGTCGCGCGGCGGTTAGGAGCCAGCTACACGCTGGCCGAGGTGATGATTGACCGGTTTGTGCTCGACCTGAAACAGCGACAAAAGACACGACGATATCTGAGAATCACCGATGAGGAGCATCCGGTCGGGGGGCAGTTGATGGGTTCTGATCCCACCGAATTTGGTCCGGCTGCACAAAAACTCGTCGCGGCCGGTTTCGACATCATCGACATCAATTTCGGATGTCCCGTGAAATCGGCCGTAGGGGGATGCCGAGGGGGATATCATCTGAGCCAACCGGAAACGGCACTGGAAATCGTCAGCCGGACACGCGACGCCGTCCCCCCCTCAATCCCCGTGACACTGAAGATGCGGCGTGGACTGGATGACTCGGCCGAAAGTCGGGACCGCTTCTTCCGAATTATGGACGGCGCTTTCGAGCGTGGCGTGGCAGCGATCACCGTCCACGGTCGAACGGTCGAACAAAAGTACGTGGGCCCCAGCAACTGGGATTTCCTGCGGGAAGTGAAACAGCATGCAGGCTCACGGCTGATCCTGGGAAGCGGCGACCTCTTCACGGCTCAGTCCTGCGTGGAGATGTTTGCTGCAACAGGCGTCGACGGTGTCTCTGTGGCTCGCGGAGCGATTGGCAATCCCTGGATCTTTTCACAGGTCCACGCCCTGGAACGCGGCGAACCGCTCCCTGAACCCGATCTACCGGAGCAGAAACGGGTCATGGAAATGCATTGCGAGTTGAGCTTGGAGGTTTGTAGCCCGGAGCAGGTCCTATCCACCATGCGAATGTTCTCGATCAAGTTTGCAAAGCAGCATCCCCGGTATTCAGACGTGCGTAACGCGTTCGCTGCCACTCGCACGCTCGACGAATGGCATGCCGTCCTGAGGGAGTGGTATTCCCTCTGA
- the cysS gene encoding cysteine--tRNA ligase — protein MSLRVYNTLSRQKEAFQTVEPGKVSMYLCGPTVYKPAHIGHMVGPVIFDTVKRYLTYSGYKVTWVVNITDVDDKLINRANEKGVTVEALAKEMTQDYFDNLKTMAVDGIDHFPYATQHIKEMQEIIATLIEKGFAYPLDGDVYFNCTHDGDYGKLSGRSLEQMLAGTRAETHGGKRHPADFALWKGSKPGEPAWDSPWGRGRPGWHIECSAMARKILGDSIDIHGGGLDLMFPHHENELAQSESCTGKPFARYWMHNGLMQASGASGKVGGGHDKHGDKAADLAAAKEAQEANKLAGSKGAASVKELFARHEPETIRFFLLATHYRSPIDFSDERIAETGKSLEGFYRLFESYERITGQSFYSLETVEHRNEATELSGGPAAFYNELNELRKRYLESMDDDFNTGGAVGVLFDLRKTLNGFISDHKLDSSSGDKSLLVPLTAGMVLLKELSQILGVFRAARQKAVSADDGLLDGLMQLVIQIRADARKNKNFAVADLIRNKLNELKITLEDRTDQTLWRRG, from the coding sequence ATGTCACTTCGCGTTTACAATACCCTCTCACGTCAGAAGGAAGCGTTTCAGACGGTGGAACCCGGTAAAGTCAGCATGTATCTGTGCGGTCCGACTGTCTACAAGCCGGCTCACATCGGTCACATGGTCGGCCCCGTCATCTTTGATACCGTGAAACGGTACCTGACCTACAGTGGTTACAAGGTGACATGGGTCGTCAACATTACCGATGTCGACGACAAGCTGATCAACCGTGCCAATGAAAAAGGGGTGACGGTCGAGGCTCTCGCCAAAGAGATGACGCAGGACTATTTCGATAACCTCAAGACAATGGCTGTCGACGGCATCGACCATTTTCCGTACGCCACTCAGCACATCAAAGAGATGCAGGAGATCATCGCCACGCTGATTGAAAAGGGATTTGCCTATCCGCTGGATGGGGATGTCTACTTCAACTGCACCCACGATGGTGATTACGGAAAGTTGAGCGGCCGTAGTCTGGAACAGATGCTGGCCGGGACACGCGCCGAGACCCACGGTGGCAAGCGACATCCTGCCGACTTCGCTCTGTGGAAGGGATCCAAACCGGGTGAACCTGCCTGGGACAGCCCATGGGGGCGCGGTCGACCAGGTTGGCATATCGAATGTTCGGCGATGGCGCGAAAGATCCTCGGTGACTCGATCGATATCCACGGCGGTGGCCTGGACCTGATGTTCCCTCACCACGAGAACGAACTTGCTCAGTCAGAGAGTTGCACCGGTAAGCCATTTGCCCGGTACTGGATGCATAATGGACTGATGCAGGCCAGTGGCGCCTCTGGCAAAGTGGGTGGCGGCCACGATAAGCACGGCGACAAAGCTGCCGACCTTGCGGCCGCCAAAGAAGCGCAAGAAGCCAACAAACTGGCGGGTTCGAAGGGGGCCGCATCGGTCAAAGAGCTGTTTGCCCGTCACGAACCGGAAACGATTCGCTTCTTTCTGCTCGCCACGCACTACCGCAGCCCGATCGACTTCAGCGATGAACGCATCGCAGAGACAGGTAAGTCACTGGAAGGTTTCTATCGACTGTTCGAGTCCTATGAACGTATCACAGGCCAATCGTTCTATTCACTGGAGACAGTGGAACACAGGAACGAAGCGACAGAGCTTTCAGGCGGACCAGCCGCATTCTACAACGAGTTGAATGAACTGCGGAAACGCTACCTTGAATCGATGGACGATGATTTCAACACCGGGGGGGCTGTGGGAGTTCTGTTCGATCTGAGGAAGACTCTTAACGGATTCATCAGCGATCACAAACTCGACAGCAGCAGTGGTGACAAGAGCCTGCTCGTCCCTTTGACTGCCGGCATGGTGCTGCTCAAAGAGCTGTCCCAGATTCTGGGGGTCTTCCGCGCAGCCCGTCAGAAAGCAGTGTCCGCTGATGACGGCCTGCTGGATGGGCTAATGCAGTTGGTCATCCAGATTCGTGCTGATGCACGAAAGAATAAAAACTTTGCTGTTGCCGATTTGATCCGCAATAAGCTCAATGAACTGAAGATCACCCTTGAAGACCGGACCGATCAGACTTTGTGGCGACGCGGTTAA